A genome region from Gossypium hirsutum isolate 1008001.06 chromosome A04, Gossypium_hirsutum_v2.1, whole genome shotgun sequence includes the following:
- the LOC121228163 gene encoding uncharacterized protein — MEAGKGTGSSPPSITTQLFGSREPPPSSNEVLRALLSPQSKVSGGRYFRPGMVALPQDSLNVPQNAKPTTNGNHSKGHAGEVRSAENGRVGSIYQEQIEPCHLSSSIYHGGQDIYIRSHSDQDSGLNDDSEEDEYGYASRGNWWQGSVYY, encoded by the exons ATGGAGGCAGGGAAAGGAACGGGGTCATCTCCTCCTTCCATAACTACTCAACTCTTTGGCTCTAGGGAACCACCACCATCTTCTAATGAGGTTTTAAGGGCTCTATTATCTCCTCAATCTAAG GTGTCAGGAGGAAGGTATTTTCGTCCTGGCATGGTGGCTTTACCACAGGATTCCCTGAATGTGCCCCAGAATGCAAAGCCTACAACCAATG GTAATCATTCTAAAGGGCATGCGGGTGAAGTTCGAAGTGCAGAAAATGGAAGAGTGGGTTCTATCTATCAGGAGCAAATAGAACCATGTCATCTAAGTTCATCGATCTACCATGGTGGCCAAGACATATACATTCGATCCCACAGTGACCAGGACTCTGGATTG AACGATGACAGTGAAGAAGATGAATATGGGTATGCATCAAGAGGAAATTGGTGGCAAG GATCTGTCTATTATTGA
- the LOC121228162 gene encoding rop guanine nucleotide exchange factor 7, whose amino-acid sequence MDGPFIHREHIGSTQQEDYQFKLCLPVPKLKASSFWVPKSVKSLCYRAIEPNVCCLERLDYSGTIVNNSAVPDSPGVLEEKRADMEGLVEKKERFEEKIKSFGENGVQMGTFAVLLEDKGRESSSSSDLFTSETTVHEEEHSHSSSEEDLYSPPSLDWHGQEIAETEDSSICSSFSEDRKKTPMDDRKLEKQGSTVSEIELMKERFAKLLLGEDMSGCGNGVCTALAISNAITNLCATLFGQIWRLEPVPLEKKAMWRREMEWFLSVSDHIVELIPSWQTFPDGSKLEVMTCRPRSDLYVNLPALRKLDNMLLEILDSFVDTEFWYVDHGILAQEAAGSTPFRKALQRQEEKWWLPVPRVPTGGLDENSRKQLRHRRDCANQILKAAMAINNITLADMEVPESYFESLPKNGRASLGDLIYRYVSSDLFTPECLLDCLDLSSEHQAIEIANRVEASIYLWRRKTNPKPVNNTSRSSSKSSWDMVKDLMVDAEKREILADRAESLLLCLKQRYPDLPQTTLDMSKIQYNKDIGKSILESYSRVLESLAFNIVARIDDLLYVDDLTKHSDQFSSPTRVGVIGRKSLSIPYSVPFSSTPYRTAFTTPNFSPAHLVSPVKGESSPLFSSNKIPHHGMGVKKVLLTDYLSIDLRDKEHSSPNEVTESGSTSSIARESRVSFEGLKRGCEPTKARASPRE is encoded by the exons ATGGATGGACCTTTCATCCACCGAGAGCACATAGGCTCAACCCAACAAGAAGATTACCAGTTCAAGCTTTGTTTGCCTGTACCAAAGCTAAAAGCTAGTAGCTTTTGGGTTCCAAAATCTGTTAAAAGCTTGTGCTACAGAGCTATAGAGCCAAATGTGTGTTGCTTAGAGAGATTAGATTATAGTGGTACAATAGTTAACAACTCTGCTGTTCCTGATTCACCTGGTGTTCTTGAAGAAAAGAGAGCTGACATGGAGGGTTTGGTTGAgaagaaagaaaggtttgaagAGAAGATTAAAAGCTTTGGTGAAAATGGGGTTCAAATGGGGACCTTTGCTGTGTTACTTGAAGACAAGGGTCGTGAAAGTAGTTCAAGTTCTGATCTTTTCACATCAGAAACAACAGTGCATGAGGAGGAACACAGTCACAGTAGTTCTGAGGAAGATTTATATTCACCACCTTCATTGGATTGGCATGGGCAGGAAATTGCGGAAACAGAAGACAGCAGCATCTGTAGTAGTTTTAGTGAAGATAGAAAGAAAACCCCCATGGATGATAGGAAATTGGAGAAACAAGGTTCCACGGTTTCAG AGATTGAGTTGATGAAGGAAAGATTTGCAAAATTGTTGCTTGGTGAAGATATGTCTGGGTGTGGAAATGGTGTTTGCACTGCCTTGGCTATTTCAAATGCCATCACCAATCTTTGTG CCACCTTGTTTGGGCAAATATGGAGGCTAGAACCAGTACCGCTTGAGAAGAAAGCAATGTGGCGAAGAGAGATGGAATGGTTTCTTTCTGTTAGTGATCACATTGTTGAGTTGATACCTTCGTGGCAGACATTCCCAGATGGAAGCAAGCTTGAG GTCATGACGTGCAGGCCCCGGTCGGATCTTTATGTTAATCTCCCAGCTTTAAGAAAATTGGACAACATGCTTCTT GAGATATTAGATAGTTTTGTTGATACAGAGTTCTGGTATGTTGACCATGGGATTCTAGCTCAGGAGGCTGCTGGATCAACCCCATTTCGGAAAGCCCTTCAGCGTCAAGAGGAAAAATGGTGGCTTCCAGTGCCTCGAGTGCCCACAGGAGGCCTTGATGAAAATTCAAGGAAGCAATTGCGGCATAGACGTGACTGTGCGAACCAGATCCTAAAAGCTGCCATGGCTATCAACAACATTACTCTTGCTGATATGGAAGTCCCTGAATCATATTTTGAGTCTCTTCCAAAG AATGGCCGAGCAAGCTTAGGAGATCTCATTTATCGCTATGTTTCATCTGATCTGTTTACTCCCGAATGTCTTCTTGATTGCCTTGATTTGTCCTCCGAGCATCAAGCTATAGAGATCGCCAACCGAGTGGAGGCCTCAATATATCTGTGGCGCAGAAAGACCAATCCCAAACCTGTCAACAACACATCCCGCTCTAGTTCAAAGTCGTCATGGGACATGGTTAAGGATCTAATGGTTGATGCTGAAAAGAGAGAAATACTTGCAGATAGAGCCGAAAGCCTCCTGCTTTGCTTGAAGCAGCGGTACCCCGATCTTCCCCAGACCACTTTAGATATGAGCAAGATTCAGTACAACAAG GATATTGGGAAATCCATTTTGGAAAGCTACTCTCGAGTTTTAGAGAGCCTGGCATTTAACATTGTGGCGCGTATCGATGATCtgctttatgttgatgatttgaCCAAGCATTCAGACCAATTCTCTTCGCCGACCAGAGTTGGTGTAATCGGTCGGAAGAGTCTTTCGATTCCTTACTCGGTGCCCTTCTCAAGCACTCCTTATAGAACTGCATTTACAACTCCAAACTTTTCACCAGCACATCTAGTTAGCCCCGTTAAGGGAGAAAGTTCACCATTATTCTCAAGCAACAAAATCCCACACCATGGGATGGGTGTGAAAAAGGTCTTGTTGACAGACTATCTTAGTATTGATTTAAGAGATAAGGAACACAGTAGTCCAAATGAAGTAACTGAATCAGGTTCAACTTCAAGCATAGCTAGAGAATCGAGGGTATCGTTTGAGGGTCTAAAACGAGGCTGTGAGCCTACCAAAGCCCGAGCCAGCCCCAGAGAATGA